A portion of the candidate division TA06 bacterium genome contains these proteins:
- the lepA gene encoding elongation factor 4 codes for MSQDHIRNFCIIAHIDHGKSTLADRLLEVTGTIMKKDMQEQVLDSMDLERERGITIKMHPIRMNYKARSGQEYVFNLIDTPGHVDFGYEVSRSLAACEGAILVVDATQGVEAQTVANLYQAVNHDLTIIPVINKVDLPSAEVERCRSQIVELLGCDPSEIILASAKTGLGIQELLEEVIVRVPAPKGDGQAPLKALIFDCIFDVYRGAVPYIRIVDGRLEKGMRIRLFSNQKEFEVTEVGTLGMGMHPKSSLEQGEVGYVVGGIKTVSEARVGDTVTDARNPAPEALPGYKQVKPMVYAGLYPTENQQYPDLRVALEKLVLNDSALHYQPETSSALGFGFRCGFLGMLHMEIVQERLEREYNLSLINTVPNVEYRVIQTDGQVLVIDNPSDLPNEVKVEKIEEPFVNAEIVVPAEFIGNIMKLGQDRRGIYQKLEYLDPTRALLFYQFPLSEIIFDFYDKLKSLSKGYASLDYEFLEYRQSDLVKLDILINGDPLDALSAIIHKDHAQEWGKRLAVKLRKIIPRQQYEVAIQAAIGSRIIARESVKPYRKNVIAKCYGGDISRKRKLLEKQKEGKKRMKQVGNVEIPQEAFLAVLKVGDEESE; via the coding sequence TTGTCACAGGATCACATCCGTAATTTCTGCATCATCGCCCATATAGACCACGGGAAATCCACCCTGGCCGACCGTCTGCTGGAGGTCACCGGCACCATCATGAAGAAGGACATGCAGGAGCAGGTGCTGGACAGCATGGACCTGGAGCGGGAGAGGGGCATCACCATCAAGATGCACCCCATCCGGATGAACTACAAGGCTCGGTCCGGCCAGGAATACGTCTTCAACCTGATAGACACACCGGGCCACGTGGACTTCGGCTACGAGGTTTCCCGGTCTTTAGCCGCCTGCGAGGGCGCCATCTTAGTCGTTGACGCCACCCAGGGGGTGGAGGCCCAGACCGTGGCCAACCTTTACCAGGCAGTCAACCACGACCTGACCATCATCCCGGTGATCAACAAGGTGGACCTGCCCTCGGCCGAGGTGGAAAGATGCCGTTCGCAGATCGTGGAGCTGTTGGGCTGCGATCCTTCCGAGATAATTCTGGCCAGCGCCAAGACGGGCCTGGGGATTCAGGAACTGCTGGAGGAGGTCATCGTCCGGGTGCCGGCCCCCAAAGGCGACGGACAGGCCCCGCTGAAGGCCCTGATCTTCGACTGCATATTCGACGTCTACCGGGGCGCGGTGCCCTACATCCGGATCGTGGACGGCCGGCTGGAGAAGGGGATGAGGATCAGGCTTTTCTCCAACCAGAAGGAATTCGAGGTCACCGAGGTGGGCACTTTGGGAATGGGTATGCACCCAAAATCTTCGCTGGAACAGGGCGAGGTGGGCTACGTGGTGGGCGGGATCAAGACCGTCTCCGAAGCCCGGGTGGGCGACACCGTCACCGACGCCCGGAACCCGGCCCCGGAGGCCCTGCCGGGCTACAAGCAGGTGAAGCCCATGGTCTACGCCGGGCTGTATCCCACCGAGAACCAGCAGTATCCCGACCTGCGGGTGGCTTTGGAAAAACTGGTCCTGAACGATTCCGCTTTGCATTACCAGCCCGAGACCTCCAGCGCTTTGGGCTTCGGTTTCCGTTGCGGGTTTTTGGGCATGCTCCACATGGAGATCGTCCAGGAGCGGCTGGAGCGGGAATATAACCTGTCGCTGATCAACACCGTGCCCAACGTGGAATACCGGGTGATCCAGACCGACGGCCAGGTGCTGGTGATAGACAACCCCTCCGACCTGCCCAACGAGGTCAAGGTGGAGAAGATCGAGGAGCCGTTCGTCAACGCCGAGATAGTGGTGCCGGCCGAGTTCATCGGCAACATCATGAAGCTGGGGCAGGACCGGCGGGGCATCTACCAGAAGCTGGAATACCTGGATCCCACCCGGGCCCTGTTGTTCTACCAGTTCCCGCTGTCCGAGATCATCTTCGACTTCTACGACAAGCTGAAGAGCCTGTCCAAGGGCTACGCCTCTCTGGATTACGAGTTCCTGGAGTACCGGCAGTCCGACCTGGTGAAGCTGGACATCCTGATCAACGGCGACCCGCTGGATGCTCTGTCGGCCATCATCCACAAGGACCATGCCCAGGAATGGGGCAAGCGGCTGGCGGTCAAGCTGCGCAAGATCATCCCCCGCCAGCAGTACGAGGTGGCCATCCAGGCGGCCATCGGCAGCCGGATCATCGCCCGGGAGAGCGTCAAGCCCTACCGCAAGAACGTGATCGCCAAGTGCTACGGCGGCGACATCAGCCGCAAGCGGAAGCTGTTGGAGAAGCAGAAGGAGGGCAAGAAGCGGATGAAGCAGGTGGGCAACGTGGAGATCCCGCAGGAGGCGTTTTTGGCGGTGCTGAAGGTAGGGGACGAGGAGAGCGAGTAG
- the lepB gene encoding signal peptidase I has translation MKEKYTFKKLWHDWLWPLIWAVLVVKLVINPFILEAYQVPTGSMESTILPGDWLIAEKFSYGLHIPFTKISILPMTSPRSGQVVVFKSPVDGINLVKRCIASGGDTVEVRNKVLYVNGIKRNEKFAIHRDSFAVPVMNPPLTQGQFQQEWENRHLLQTYAVRDNFGPIVVPKDCFFMMGDNRDESFDSRFWGPLPRQLIRGRALFVYWSFDKLSEMPLSSLWRRFRLQRIGRKLW, from the coding sequence ATGAAAGAAAAATACACCTTCAAAAAGCTCTGGCACGACTGGCTGTGGCCCCTGATCTGGGCGGTGCTGGTGGTCAAACTGGTGATCAACCCCTTCATCCTGGAAGCCTACCAGGTGCCCACCGGTTCCATGGAGAGCACCATCCTGCCGGGAGACTGGCTGATCGCCGAAAAATTCAGCTACGGCCTGCATATTCCCTTCACCAAGATATCCATCCTGCCCATGACCTCGCCCCGGTCCGGCCAGGTGGTGGTCTTTAAAAGCCCGGTGGACGGGATCAACCTGGTCAAGCGCTGCATAGCTTCCGGCGGGGATACGGTGGAGGTCCGGAACAAGGTACTTTACGTCAATGGCATAAAAAGAAACGAGAAATTTGCCATTCACCGGGATAGCTTTGCGGTGCCGGTGATGAACCCGCCCCTGACCCAGGGGCAGTTCCAGCAGGAATGGGAGAACCGGCATCTGCTGCAGACCTACGCAGTGCGGGACAATTTCGGCCCGATAGTGGTGCCCAAGGACTGTTTCTTTATGATGGGCGACAACCGCGACGAGTCCTTCGACTCCCGTTTCTGGGGGCCGCTGCCGCGACAGCTGATCCGGGGCAGGGCTTTGTTCGTCTACTGGTCGTTTGACAAGCTGTCGGAGATGCCGCTGTCCAGCCTGTGGCGCCGTTTCCGGCTGCAGCGCATCGGCCGGAAGCTCTGGTAG
- the lepB gene encoding signal peptidase I produces MAVRQNNVKKSWYRDWGESLIWAVVMALIIRALVIQAFKIPSGSMEDTLLVGDFLMVNKFVYGVKIPFTGKTLLPGLRQTKAGDIIVFKYPLDKRDFIKRCVAVEGDTVEVRNKKLYVNGQRPEEPYAVNKAWGESIILPQMLSAELWRNDYQRDWEQRKFLNLPVRDNFGPVVVPKDCVFAMGDNRDNSLDSRFWGPLPKSLILGKAVFIYWSWDSENGEPFWKVWENIRFNRLGDMIR; encoded by the coding sequence ATGGCCGTTCGGCAGAACAACGTCAAAAAATCATGGTACCGGGACTGGGGCGAGTCCTTGATCTGGGCGGTGGTGATGGCCCTGATCATCCGGGCCCTGGTCATCCAGGCCTTCAAGATCCCCTCCGGCTCCATGGAGGACACCCTGCTGGTGGGCGATTTTCTGATGGTCAACAAATTTGTCTACGGGGTCAAGATCCCTTTCACCGGGAAGACCCTTTTGCCCGGGCTGCGCCAGACCAAGGCCGGGGACATCATCGTCTTCAAGTATCCTTTGGACAAGCGGGATTTCATCAAGCGCTGCGTGGCGGTGGAGGGCGATACGGTGGAGGTGCGGAACAAGAAACTCTACGTCAACGGCCAGCGCCCGGAGGAGCCGTACGCTGTGAACAAAGCCTGGGGGGAAAGCATCATCCTTCCCCAGATGCTGTCGGCGGAGCTTTGGCGCAATGATTACCAGCGGGACTGGGAGCAGCGCAAGTTTTTGAACCTGCCGGTGCGGGATAATTTCGGGCCGGTGGTGGTGCCCAAGGACTGCGTCTTTGCCATGGGCGACAACCGGGACAACTCGCTGGACTCCCGCTTCTGGGGGCCTCTGCCCAAGAGCCTGATCCTGGGCAAGGCGGTTTTCATCTACTGGTCCTGGGATTCCGAGAACGGCGAGCCGTTCTGGAAGGTTTGGGAGAATATCCGGTTCAACCGGCTGGGAGACATGATCAGGTAA
- a CDS encoding phosphatase PAP2 family protein, translating to MPKLKLKKVEWLYLWFISGLSLLTLLNLPRLKGWPWIFVIYGLTLGVYGIVIWLDTRRPCKFFELLRRWAPFAGILPVFQSLGYIIQYIRPDLDGYLIRIDYAMFGVHPTVWLESLTAPWMVDVLALAYSSYYFLPVVLALFLHFDRKQHELEHMFLAVTIGFFISYVGYLLVPAIGPRFTLTGLQAAPVKGLFWGNQILDFLTANEFNKRDCFPSGHTGITLIVLYYAHAHHKKLFAVMLPVGILLIMATVFLRLHYVIDVIFGFVLAALAILTAEIWNPRFLRDKK from the coding sequence ATGCCTAAATTAAAACTGAAAAAAGTGGAATGGCTCTACCTATGGTTTATTTCCGGGTTGAGCCTGCTGACCCTGCTGAACCTGCCCCGGCTCAAGGGCTGGCCCTGGATATTCGTGATATACGGGCTGACCTTAGGGGTTTACGGAATAGTGATCTGGCTGGACACCCGCCGGCCCTGCAAGTTCTTTGAACTGCTGCGGCGCTGGGCGCCATTCGCCGGCATCCTCCCGGTATTTCAGAGCCTGGGATACATCATTCAGTATATCCGGCCGGACCTGGACGGCTATCTGATCAGGATCGACTACGCCATGTTCGGGGTCCATCCCACCGTCTGGCTGGAGAGCCTGACCGCGCCCTGGATGGTGGATGTGCTGGCCCTGGCCTATTCCAGCTATTACTTCCTGCCGGTGGTCCTGGCCCTGTTCCTGCATTTTGACCGGAAGCAGCACGAGCTGGAGCACATGTTCCTGGCGGTGACCATCGGGTTCTTCATTTCCTACGTCGGATACCTGCTGGTGCCGGCCATCGGGCCCCGTTTCACCCTGACCGGTCTGCAGGCCGCCCCGGTCAAGGGATTGTTCTGGGGAAATCAGATCCTTGATTTTCTGACCGCCAATGAATTCAACAAGCGGGACTGCTTCCCGTCGGGCCACACCGGGATAACCCTGATCGTGCTCTATTATGCCCACGCCCATCACAAAAAACTTTTCGCGGTAATGCTGCCGGTGGGGATCCTGCTGATAATGGCCACGGTATTCCTGCGGCTGCATTATGTGATAGATGTCATCTTTGGATTTGTACTGGCGGCCCTGGCCATTCTGACCGCCGAGATCTGGAATCCCCGGTTTTTAAGGGACAAGAAATAA
- the thiS gene encoding sulfur carrier protein ThiS, with the protein MKIKLNGKEAEAGSLPGLLERYGLKGRALVVEHNGIIIKSGCYDDVRLSDGDVLEIVRLVGGG; encoded by the coding sequence ATGAAGATAAAACTTAACGGCAAAGAGGCCGAAGCCGGCAGTTTACCGGGGTTGCTGGAAAGATACGGGCTTAAGGGCAGGGCCTTGGTGGTGGAGCATAATGGCATAATCATCAAGAGCGGTTGTTATGATGATGTCCGGCTTAGCGATGGCGATGTGCTGGAGATAGTGCGCCTGGTGGGCGGGGGATAA
- a CDS encoding thiazole synthase, whose protein sequence is MLKPLIIAGREIRSRLFLGTGKFSSSAVMAQALEASGAEIVTVALRRVEFDNPQDDIIARIDQKKYLLLPNTSGARDAEEAVRIARLARAASGWNWLKLEVTPEPNYLLPDPVETLKAAEILIKEGFIVLPYINADPVLAKRLQEVGCAAVMPLGSPIGSGRGIKTADQIRIIVQQATVPVVVDAGLGLPSHICKAFELGAAAVLLNTAVAAARDPVQMARSFKLAVDSSLAGLEAGPMSESETASASSPLTGFLR, encoded by the coding sequence ATGCTCAAACCATTAATCATAGCCGGACGCGAGATAAGGTCGCGCCTCTTCCTGGGCACAGGCAAGTTCTCCAGTTCCGCCGTCATGGCCCAAGCCCTGGAAGCTTCGGGGGCCGAGATCGTGACAGTGGCATTGCGGCGGGTGGAATTTGACAATCCCCAGGACGACATCATCGCCCGCATCGACCAGAAAAAATACCTGCTGCTTCCCAACACCTCCGGGGCCCGCGACGCCGAAGAGGCGGTCCGTATTGCCCGGCTGGCCCGGGCGGCTTCCGGTTGGAACTGGCTGAAGCTGGAGGTCACCCCCGAGCCCAATTATCTCCTGCCCGATCCGGTGGAGACGCTGAAGGCGGCGGAGATCCTGATCAAGGAAGGTTTCATCGTGCTTCCCTACATCAATGCCGACCCGGTGCTGGCCAAGCGCCTGCAGGAGGTGGGTTGCGCGGCGGTGATGCCACTGGGCTCGCCCATCGGCTCGGGGCGGGGGATCAAGACCGCCGACCAGATCCGGATCATTGTCCAGCAGGCCACGGTGCCGGTGGTGGTGGACGCCGGTCTGGGCCTGCCCTCCCACATCTGCAAGGCCTTTGAGCTGGGGGCCGCTGCGGTGCTGTTGAATACCGCGGTGGCGGCGGCCCGGGATCCAGTGCAGATGGCCAGATCGTTCAAACTGGCGGTGGATTCATCCCTGGCTGGACTTGAAGCCGGACCCATGTCAGAGAGCGAGACGGCCTCCGCCTCCAGTCCGTTGACCGGATTTTTAAGATGA
- the thiH gene encoding 2-iminoacetate synthase ThiH produces MIPFQEIINSLDPARIRTTIRNATTGQVKALMESISSGSVPSPEDISILVSPAAGELLEPMAQLAKNSTLRRFGKTIQMYAPLYISNHCSNSCVYCGFNVHNKVNRRTSSREEILSEARLINNQHISQLLLVSGECPAEVSLDLLEATARDLKGMFPSLSIEVYPMDTPDYERLYQAGIDGLAIYQETYDREIYSAVHPAGPKRDYQYRLGAPERGAAAGFRQIGLGSLLGLNDWRVESHYLMHHAAYLMKHHWKSQVSVSFPRLRPAAGGFSPEFPVSDRELVQMICAFRLMLPDAGLVLSTREPTELRDNLIGLGITKMSAGSKTAPGGYLDKLDNNLDRLGNNLDEQGQPAEGQFNVCDGRTVEEVARAIQSRGYDTVWKDWDQGFERDL; encoded by the coding sequence ATGATCCCGTTCCAGGAAATCATAAATTCCCTGGATCCCGCCCGGATAAGAACAACCATCCGGAACGCCACCACCGGTCAGGTCAAGGCGCTTATGGAATCAATAAGTTCCGGATCCGTTCCCAGTCCAGAAGACATCTCCATTCTGGTGTCTCCGGCGGCCGGCGAACTGTTGGAGCCGATGGCTCAATTGGCCAAGAACAGCACTCTACGGCGGTTCGGCAAGACCATTCAGATGTACGCCCCGCTGTATATCTCCAACCACTGCAGTAACTCCTGCGTTTACTGCGGGTTCAACGTCCACAACAAGGTCAACCGCCGGACCTCGAGCCGCGAAGAGATCTTGTCCGAGGCCCGGCTGATAAACAACCAGCACATCTCGCAGTTATTGCTGGTGAGCGGCGAATGTCCGGCAGAGGTCAGCCTGGATCTGCTGGAGGCCACTGCCCGCGACCTGAAGGGAATGTTCCCCTCCCTGTCCATAGAAGTATACCCCATGGATACTCCGGACTACGAGCGGCTTTACCAGGCGGGAATAGACGGCCTGGCCATTTACCAGGAGACTTACGACCGGGAAATCTATTCCGCGGTCCATCCAGCCGGGCCCAAGCGCGATTACCAATACCGGCTGGGGGCACCGGAGAGAGGCGCGGCGGCAGGTTTCCGGCAAATTGGCCTGGGATCCCTGCTGGGGTTGAACGATTGGCGGGTGGAATCGCATTACCTTATGCACCACGCCGCCTATCTGATGAAGCATCACTGGAAGAGCCAGGTCTCGGTCTCCTTTCCCCGTTTAAGGCCGGCGGCCGGGGGATTCAGCCCGGAGTTCCCCGTCAGCGACCGGGAACTGGTCCAGATGATTTGCGCCTTCAGGCTGATGCTGCCCGACGCCGGACTGGTGCTTTCCACCCGGGAGCCGACGGAACTGCGGGACAACCTGATCGGACTGGGCATCACCAAAATGAGCGCCGGGTCCAAGACCGCCCCGGGAGGTTATCTCGACAAGCTCGATAACAATCTCGACAGGCTCGGTAATAATCTTGACGAGCAGGGCCAGCCAGCCGAAGGTCAGTTTAACGTGTGCGACGGCCGGACGGTGGAGGAGGTGGCCCGGGCAATTCAGTCAAGGGGATACGATACGGTGTGGAAGGATTGGGACCAGGGGTTCGAGAGGGATCTATGA
- a CDS encoding retropepsin-like domain-containing protein, whose amino-acid sequence MKNMLIAGLLLISPLIMTIVDGLYAETFFAGVAPDLIAKADVLTKCTESEINMKNKAISISSLQRLVDQKNYFGLRDSLSHNKTAWDKATYLFYQALVKNAFLNPCKSNDAIKHLLRDHRMELSDTMMAKILQVKEDNHVKLFQYKQAGETAESLVRSYAHVLDGGQVADEENNINIWTPLANTPGQTTNIGGTSQIPISKDKAGLANIPVSVQGNEFSFIVDTGADLCVLRKGLAEKLKLRKIETSVSVKGSTGKENKTELMVADSIKIGKITVKNVVFLVMPDDKLSFPQINYEINGIIGFPVIQQLKELHFSKNGILTIPKVTQKRKLKNLALCGAKSLLKITAGKDTIYCLLDTGANASELYKKYYCEHDKDVEKNGAPDSLKYSALGETKTRKTYKLKEFPISVGGKTAILPSIDVYTEDLRPDRNMFYGSIGQDYIGLFDEMIINYESMYIEFN is encoded by the coding sequence ATGAAAAACATGTTAATTGCAGGACTATTACTGATAAGCCCGCTGATTATGACCATTGTTGACGGGTTGTATGCCGAGACATTTTTTGCAGGTGTCGCCCCGGATCTAATAGCAAAGGCCGATGTTTTGACAAAGTGCACCGAAAGCGAAATTAATATGAAAAACAAAGCGATTAGCATTTCCAGTCTCCAGCGTCTGGTGGATCAAAAAAACTATTTCGGACTCAGAGATTCTTTAAGTCATAATAAAACCGCTTGGGACAAAGCAACATACCTTTTTTATCAGGCCTTGGTGAAAAATGCCTTTTTGAATCCCTGCAAATCGAATGATGCCATCAAACATTTGTTACGTGACCATAGGATGGAACTATCGGATACAATGATGGCAAAAATCCTGCAGGTCAAGGAAGACAATCATGTCAAATTGTTCCAATATAAACAGGCCGGGGAAACAGCCGAATCGCTGGTCAGGTCATACGCTCACGTTTTGGATGGAGGCCAGGTAGCTGACGAAGAAAACAACATTAATATATGGACTCCTTTGGCCAACACTCCGGGCCAAACAACCAATATTGGAGGAACATCGCAAATACCCATTTCCAAGGACAAAGCCGGTTTGGCGAATATTCCAGTCTCGGTGCAAGGCAATGAATTCAGTTTTATTGTCGATACCGGGGCCGATCTTTGCGTTCTAAGAAAAGGTTTGGCGGAAAAATTAAAACTCAGGAAGATCGAGACTTCGGTTTCCGTCAAGGGATCGACCGGGAAAGAGAACAAAACCGAACTGATGGTTGCCGATAGCATCAAAATTGGCAAGATCACAGTTAAAAATGTTGTATTTCTTGTTATGCCCGACGACAAGCTGTCTTTCCCCCAGATAAATTATGAGATCAACGGGATAATAGGGTTTCCTGTCATACAGCAACTGAAAGAATTGCATTTTTCAAAAAACGGCATTCTGACAATACCCAAGGTGACACAAAAAAGAAAGTTGAAAAATTTAGCGCTGTGCGGGGCAAAATCTCTTTTAAAAATCACCGCCGGCAAGGACACTATTTATTGCCTTTTGGATACCGGTGCGAACGCCTCGGAATTATATAAAAAATATTATTGCGAACATGATAAAGATGTTGAAAAAAACGGGGCGCCGGATTCCCTGAAGTATTCGGCCCTGGGTGAAACGAAAACGCGGAAAACATATAAGTTAAAGGAGTTTCCCATTTCTGTAGGAGGCAAAACGGCAATTTTGCCGTCAATAGATGTGTATACGGAAGATCTGCGGCCTGACCGTAATATGTTCTATGGTTCCATCGGGCAAGATTATATAGGTTTATTCGATGAGATGATCATCAATTACGAAAGCATGTATATCGAATTTAATTGA
- the thiE gene encoding thiamine phosphate synthase produces the protein MKNKSQRIKDFNQIDLYPVTDQGLSLGRTDLEVLDGLISGGARIVQLREKHIAKKDFYHLAQAFRERTAKAGMLLIINDHLDVALACGADGVHLGQDDLPPAAAKELAPELIIGVSTHNLEEALEAQEQGADYVNIGPIFATQTKELSMKPLGPEAIKEIAPQLKIPFTVMGGINQTNIGQILQAGAGKIAVVTAVTKAGNIGLAVQELRRTIIGFSA, from the coding sequence ATGAAAAATAAAAGCCAAAGGATAAAAGATTTTAACCAAATAGACCTCTACCCGGTCACCGACCAGGGGCTGTCCCTGGGGCGCACCGACCTGGAGGTCCTTGACGGCCTGATCTCCGGGGGAGCTAGGATAGTCCAGCTGCGGGAAAAACACATTGCCAAAAAAGATTTTTACCATCTGGCCCAGGCCTTCAGGGAAAGGACGGCCAAGGCCGGGATGCTGCTGATCATCAACGACCACCTGGACGTGGCGCTGGCTTGCGGGGCCGACGGAGTGCACCTGGGGCAGGACGATCTGCCGCCGGCGGCCGCAAAAGAACTGGCCCCCGAACTGATAATAGGCGTTTCCACCCACAACCTGGAAGAGGCTTTGGAAGCCCAGGAGCAGGGAGCGGACTATGTCAACATCGGGCCCATCTTTGCCACCCAGACCAAGGAACTTTCCATGAAACCGCTGGGGCCGGAGGCCATCAAAGAAATTGCTCCGCAACTGAAGATACCATTCACGGTGATGGGAGGGATCAACCAAACCAACATCGGACAGATCCTTCAGGCCGGAGCCGGGAAGATAGCAGTGGTCACCGCCGTCACCAAGGCCGGGAACATAGGACTGGCGGTTCAGGAACTGCGGAGGACGATCATCGGATTTTCAGCCTGA
- the nifU gene encoding Fe-S cluster assembly scaffold protein NifU: protein MYSEKVMDHFMNPRNMGEIENPDGVGMVGNPVCGDMMKIMLKIDKDVVTDVKFKTFGCGAAIATSSMATELVKGKTIEEALQVTNKAVTEALDGLPPVKTHCSVLAEDGIRAAVNDYLVKQGRPGLKLAEASHEHGHEHQEENK from the coding sequence ATGTACAGTGAAAAGGTGATGGACCATTTCATGAATCCCCGCAACATGGGCGAGATCGAGAACCCCGACGGGGTGGGAATGGTGGGCAATCCGGTCTGCGGGGACATGATGAAGATCATGCTGAAGATAGACAAAGACGTGGTGACCGACGTCAAGTTCAAGACCTTCGGCTGCGGGGCGGCCATAGCCACCTCCAGCATGGCTACCGAGCTGGTGAAGGGAAAGACCATCGAAGAGGCCCTGCAGGTCACAAATAAAGCGGTGACCGAGGCCTTGGACGGCCTGCCCCCGGTCAAGACCCACTGTTCGGTGCTGGCCGAGGACGGGATCCGGGCGGCCGTCAACGATTACCTGGTCAAGCAGGGGAGGCCGGGGCTGAAGCTGGCCGAGGCATCTCATGAACATGGCCACGAACATCAGGAGGAAAACAAGTAG